The segment acccagaccattccgTGATTGATGTTATAAATTAGAATTTATCCcagtttattaatttaatttagtttcATTAAACCAGACGCCGGACTGAGGTTCAAGAACATTTAGGGGTGAATTTATCTATTCCACGGTGTTGTTCCCGTGGGGCAGCGGAGCAGGCCGGGGGTCATTCATGGCCGTGTGGGCGGCGGCTCTGGGGtgtgaggggccgtgaggggcggCCATGGCGGGCGGGGCCCCGGCCGtgaggggagggggcggggcctgcgGGGAAAGGCGGGAGCGCGCTggccccgccccttcccgcccCGCCCGAGCGGAAAGGGGCGGGCCTTGTGGCGAGCAGCGCCGTATTGACCAATCACAACGCTCGGTCCTCACCCAGCCCTCGGGTGACGCGCAGCGCTGGGTTCTGATTGGGCAGATGGTGCGTCAGTCAGGGGGCTGTGTGCCCGCAGGCGGAAGCGGCTCGCCCAGGAGCGGGTACGtgcggccgcgccgggccgggcagtgccggcaccggcaccgggggCTGGAGCGGGACGGGGACAgcgacagggacaggggcagggagcGGGATGGGGAGCGAGAGCGGGATGGGGAGCGAGAGCGGGACCGACCCCCGCGCCGCTTCCCTGGGACACCAGCACGTCCCGGTGTGTCACGGCTTGTCCGGCCCTGAGGACGCACCGCGGAGAGCTGGGGTCTGTAGGTGAAGTTAAAGGGGAAAATGTCCTTGTTTTGTCTAAATAGCAGTTTATGTGGCTGGGTCATGGGGAATGCTGGCGGGGCTTTGCTGCAGCGCGGGGTCCTGCCCCGTCCTGCCCCGGTGCCGTGGCAGGCACAGCGATGCGCCTGGTGCGGGCTCTGCGGAATTGCCAGACCGAGATTTTGTTCGTGCCTCCTCAGCTCCTCAGACTTTACAGGCTCTTAGAGAACCCCCCTGCGGGCAGTTCTGGGGCTGAGCAGCGCATTCCTGTAAAGGGTTAACTCCTGGATTGGGCtggagggacctcagagcccacccagtgccagccctgccatggcagggacacctcccactgtcccaggctgctccaagtgtccaacctggccttggcactgccagggatgcaggggccTCATGAGGAATGGAAATATAATTAATATCACTTTTAAATAAGTTTGCCACATGGCTTTGTTTTTGTATGAATTTATTAAGActtcctttctttgctcttgtcTTTCTGTAATGCTTAAAAATTAGACAACAGAGCCCAGTGCTGTGGAATAGGGAGAACTGAAAGTGAAACCGCAGGAAATTACTGAAATAAGTGGGGAAATGACAGTGGGTGTAACAGAAATGTTCACATAAGCTCCTGATGTACTCTTCATCCTCTGTGCACGTGGGGAAATGTGTGACCTGAAGGGTATTCTGATGAGCTGCTTGTGGAAGGTGCATCAGCCTCAAGGAAaacttctttcttccctttctcattCTGTCTTTTCCTGTCTTCTTTGGAAACAGGCAGTTCTGTTCTTTACTAACCCAGTGATATTCCACGTTAAggcatttctctttctgcagacTTTTGGTATTTCCTCGCAACtgctttcagtattttattcAAGGGAAATCTCATATTCAAGGGAGagaaatgctgattttcagGTGCAAACGTTGAGCTGCTGTTGTGTGTTCTGAGTACATAAGAGACCCGTGGGTTTAGTCCCAATGCTGGAATCTGCCAGGGGTGGTTTTTACAGCTCCAGTTGTGCTCACTTGGTTCCGGGTCTCCAGTTTGTTCCTGcagatgtgtctgtgtgtgctgggcacGAGTGGGGAGTGTTCCTGTCTGCCCTTGGGAAGGGGGAGGAGGCTGATGGTGGGAAGGGCGTTGAAGGATGGGGAATTCCAAGGGCTTTCCTTGTTTCCTCCCTGGGAGGTGCGTGGGTGGGAGAGTTGAAACCAGAGAGTGAGTTCTGCACctttatccaggtgggaaatTCCAGCTGAAATCCTCTGCCCCCCCCAgaggtgtgtgtgcagcaggaggtgcctgggctggcagctgtccctgtgtccctgttcATCCCTGTGGGGAcaagctgcagcctggctcctgTGCTGTCTGGAGAGCCTCagctgggcactggggctgggttttaaatgcagtttgttgtttccttcctttttttctgagggTGTTGAGAATTATGGATCATGGAatgtttgggttgggaaggacctcccagcccacccagtgccaccccagccatggctgggacacctcccactgtcccaggctgctccagccccagtgtccagcctggccttgggcactgccagggatgcaggggcagccacagctgctctgggcaccctgtgccagggcctgcccaccctgccagggaacaattcctgattcccaagagcccatccagccctgccctctggcactgggagccattccctggctcctgtccctgcagcccttggcaattgtctctctgcagctttcctggggctccttcaggccctgcaaggccaccctgagctcagcccagagcttctcctgcccaggctgagcaatgccagctgtgccagcctttcctgccagcagagctgctccagccctctgctcatcctggagcctcctctgggctctctccagcagctccacgtcctccctgtgctgggaattccagggctggggcagctctgcaggtgggctctcacctgaggggcacagggacacaacCCCAATCCCTCTCCTGTTGTTGttccccagcccaggacacctCTGCCTCTCTGGCTGCCCGTGCCCGTTGTCACCTCCTGGCCCTTTGTTCCCACTGGGATGTTCTGCTGAGGTCCCGTGGGAGGGTCTCTTCCCTCCCTTGTATCAGTGCATTCCTTTTCTCTGGCATATTAAATCCAGGACTCTTTAGCTGGATTTCTTGAACGCCTTGTGTGGAGTGGCCCATCCCTTTGGGATCgtccctgtgctgtgttcagggtgcccagagcagctgtggctgcccctgcatccctggcagtgcccaaggccaggctggacactggggctggagcagcctgggacagtgggaggtgtccctgccatggcaggggtggcactgggtgggatttaaggtccctcccaacccaaaccattccaggattccctgTTTGCCTGCAGCCACTCCCGGGCCAGGCCCATCAGCTCCAcagtgggcacagcagcagggactgtGAGCAAATTCCAGTGTGGGTGGGTGaggaactgggaggggaaagcaggaattgctgcacgagagggacagacagagctCTGGTGTGAAGAGGGACAAGGAAAGTGGAGCAATTTAAGAGTGGAAAATGAGGAAGGGCTTTGTGAGCAGTTGTAATTTAGCCCAgtgagctgggaaggggctgaggctggagaaaaggaggctcaggggggaccttgtggctctgcacaagtccctgacaggaggggacagccgggggggtcgggctgtgctccaggaacagggacaggaggagagggaacggcctcaggctgggccaggggaggctcagatTAGagattaaaaagcaaatttccCTGCCGGAGTGGTCAGGCCTTGGAAAGAGTTGCTCAGAGCAAGGTCGAGTCCCTGTCTCGGAGTGTTcaggagggtgaggtggcccttggggacacagTTTAGGGGTGGTGCCACGTGGGACTGTGTGACCTCAGAGGGCTTTTCTCTTCCTGATGATCCTGGAATTCTGTaggagcacagctctgtggtTCCCTGTGAAGCTGTGGGGTCGGGCCATTTTCAGGGAAAGGTGTCATTGAGGAGAATCACCAGATTCTGTACAAATTAAAACAACTTTGGAATTGAGTGATTGATTCTAGTGTTTGAAGTGGCATCACAAGTGTGAGTTTCTGGGCCTGGACTCTGGAGGACAAATTTTTGGATCTTGTTCACAGGAGGTGACCTGTGTTTGTAGCATAGACAAACTGTTAATTGATTGATTTTTATTCCACTTCTTCTCACTGCTGTTAACAACCAGAAAATGTTCTCCATCagcctgtgctgtcacacagtCGTGAAGGACATTTTTGTTAGTCTTTACCAAGAGGCTGGAAATGAATTATGGCAGGTTGGGAAATGCAGAAGTTGACAATTCTGAACTGAATTAAAATGGTGCTAAGAGCACTTGTGAGTCAGTTAATTAACTTTctttcctattcccatatttgAAGTTCCCTGTGACCTTCTGTCTGTGTAGTGCGACCTTCTTTACCCTTAGAATCAGTTGATTTGCTGAGTTGGGCTCTTTTTCTCTAGAAGGCACTAGATCATATTACCTGTTAGATTGGAGACTGGAAATATTAGTGTTTAATTGAGACTCCATGGCTCAAAGAGCAAGTTCTGCCATAAGCTTTTGGGTTGTTGGTGATTTTCTTTAGTATTTCTGTGTAGGGGAGGTTGTTCTGTGATTATAGCTCAGTACAGCATCAATAGAGTTTATCATGGATgggtttgagttggaagggctTTAACACAATCTGGTTCCTtgtcctgccatgggcagggcaaATTCCCTGGAAGGTTCTATATAAAAACCTGAATTCTGTAAAACCCCCAGACTGTAACTCACGAGAGCTGTCCAACATCTCGAGATGTTCCTGATTGATCCTGACACCTGGAGAGGCTGTCTGGAacaggggctgggcagagctgaagGAATAAAGTggggatttattgaaaggccttcaaaggatcCACCCTGGGCAGTGCAAGAGCCCGGCCgtggctgcacccaaggtggacacAGGGTCACGAGTGTCACACTTCTATAgttttgtgttatttatttatttatattggggttaattgtccaattacacTGCAGGtaatgaagtcccatcctcccaggtTGCTCTCCTCAGTTCACTGCTGTTTATACTTTTTTACTTACACCTGAGGCTGCAATGCTGTCCTTGGTTGTGGGGCTGGAGAAGGATTGTTTTGTGTGGCTGAGCTGTGAGGAGAGCTGGCCAACACTTTATAAAAGTTCAGAGTTATGCACTAGTGCAGTAGAGAatctgggaaatgggaaagctGAGACTGAAGGTATCAATGCTGACCTCAGCCTTGGCTGTGTTTCAGGCACTCAGGAACGGCTGCTGATGGAAGAGCCCAGGAGGGAGTGCCGAGGCAGCGGGGCAGCGTGAGCCACGTCCTGGGCCCTGAGAGCCGTGGTGGGCATTGAGGGACGTGGTCTGGGCACTGAGAGCTGTGTCCTGGGCACCGTGAGCTGTCCTGGGCACCGTGAGCTGTCCTGGGCACCGTGAGCTGTCCTGGGCACCGTGAGCTGTCCTGGGCACCGTGGGCCGTGGCCATGGCAGGGTTCCTGGACAATTTCCGCTGGCCGGAGTGCGAGTGCATCGACTGGAGCGAGCGCCGCAACGCCATCGCCTCCATCGTGGCCGGGGTGCTGGTGAGTTGGGGACCCACAGACCGTCACACTTGTGCCTCAGGTTCTGTCAGTTCTCCCTCTTACCTTCCCCAAATCCAGCCTGCTCCTTCCAGGGGTCGCTGTGGGGTTGTCAGCAGCGTTTTCACGAGTCCCGTGACGTTGCTGATCATGAACCGTTTCTGTTCTCTCTTCTTGAAAAGAAATTCCTCGTGGATTTCCCTCAGAACTGGATCTGTTAGAGCTGCTCTGTTCTGCACCATCTCCACCTCCTGTGGGTTTAGAAGGAGAACAAACCACAGGGAATTTCACAGAAATTGCACAGGgcatttcacagaatcccagaagggtttgggttgggagggatctcaaagcccatccagggccatggcagggacacctcccactgtcccaggctgctccaaaccccagtgtccaacctggccttgggcactgccaggatccaggggcagccacagctgctctgggcataAATTTATCCATACCCCACTCCTTAATTTGAACAGAAGGTGTGGCTGATGCCCAACCACTCCTCTGAAAGCAGGAATGCTGAGGTTTGTGCAGACATTGCAGACATGGAACACACCTAAATCACTTCCCAGAGGAATTGGTGCTTGTTAGAAGCCAGTGCTGCCCAGAGCCCTGGCatggtgtccctgcctgtgctgtgccccaggctcaccctgtgcctgtgccagttCTTCACAGGCTGGTGGATCATGATCGATGCCGCCGTGGTGTACCCCAAGCCGGAGCAGCTGAACCACGCCTTCCACACCTGCGGGGTCTTCTCCACGCTGGCCTTCTTCATGTGagtgtggggacagcagccctGTCACACAGCACCACACCAAACCAGGCCTCCCTGAGTGTGCATCCAGCAGGGATAGAGCAGGGAATCCGGGAATGGGTTGGGAGGgagctcagagcccacccagtgccacccctgccatggcagggacacctcccactgtcccaggctgctccaagtgtccagcctggccttgggcactgccagggatggagaatCCCATACCTACCTCAAAATGAAGCAATTGACTGCATTTCCCTCTGGTTTTACCATTTTTACAGCTGTTCCGTGCCCAAAACTTCCTCAAACAGGAGGGGTAACAACAGCCTGGCTTTTGTCATGGAGATGTAAATAAAAGTAACAACTTTTATTGAATCATCCAATATTGGCGAGAAAACAAGGATGATTTGGGATTTGTGATTATTCACATTGCCAGGGAATTTTcccagaattaaaaaaaatttcccatcttaaaaaaacccaaaacaaaaccaaccccacaaaaaaacccaaaaacaaacaagcaaacaacaacaacaacaacaacaaaaaccacccaaaaaaaccccaaacaaaaatccccaaacaaacaaaacaacaataacaaccccccccccccaaaaaaaaaaaaacctggggTTTTACTTAGAACTCTCCACTGATTTTCTGTAATCTGAAGTGAATCTTCTGGTTTTTTGCTCCCAGGATAAATGCTGTATCAAATGCACAGGTGAGAGGAGACAGCTACAGTGATGGATGCTTAGGAAGAACAGGTAAATTAACTCTACAAATCCTGCCCAGGGAAGGACTGATCATTTACCTGCTGGGGTTTTGGCCAAGTGCTGGTGAAAGAAATAATCAGAAGATAAGGAGTAGGAGAGAACTTctgtgaattaatttctttgcagaATTAACCCTTGGAGATAAGTGCTGGTTTTGTTAAAAAGGGAACCTGGTGAAATTCAACTTCTGGATTTCTTGGTTTCCTAAACTTTTCCTGCAAATCCTGGGTAGTTGCTGGTAGAAATCAgttcctgcctggggctggctctggagcaggcaTTCCCTAGGGATGTGTcacaaacatttccatttcctctgtgcccctgctggGGGTGTCCCTGGACCTGCTGTCCTCTCTGCTTCCATTCAtaattccctttttatttcccaCGTGGATcccagcagccttttccatgggGTTTGTAAATTTGGAGggattttctgctgtttgagGGGGTCTGTGGTGCTCCTGTGTGTCATTCATGATCCAGCTCCAGAGAACCTTTGCACAGGaacatttttccttcccaagGACTGAGCAGGTGGATTTTGTCCTTGTTCCTTGGGTTTAACCCTTTTCATTTGTGCCTTTAGTGGGATCATTCCATCCTCCCAGAGGATG is part of the Prinia subflava isolate CZ2003 ecotype Zambia chromosome 3, Cam_Psub_1.2, whole genome shotgun sequence genome and harbors:
- the TMEM50B gene encoding transmembrane protein 50B, with amino-acid sequence MAGFLDNFRWPECECIDWSERRNAIASIVAGVLFFTGWWIMIDAAVVYPKPEQLNHAFHTCGVFSTLAFFMINAVSNAQVRGDSYSDGCLGRTGARIWLFIGFMLMFGSLIASMWILFGAYVTQNTNVYPGLAVFFQNALIFFSTLIYKFGRTEELWG